Proteins from a genomic interval of Sugiyamaella lignohabitans strain CBS 10342 chromosome C, complete sequence:
- the ECT1 gene encoding ethanolamine-phosphate cytidylyltransferase (Ethanolamine-phosphate cytidylyltransferase; catalyzes the second step of phosphatidylethanolamine biosynthesis; involved in the maintenance of plasma membrane; similar to mammalian CTP: phosphocholine cytidylyl-transferases; GO_component: GO:0005737 - cytoplasm [Evidence IEA,IEA]; GO_component: GO:0005737 - cytoplasm [Evidence IDA] [PMID 14562095]; GO_component: GO:0005634 - nucleus [Evidence IEA,IEA]; GO_component: GO:0005634 - nucleus [Evidence IDA] [PMID 14562095]; GO_function: GO:0003824 - catalytic activity [Evidence IEA]; GO_function: GO:0004306 - ethanolamine-phosphate cytidylyltransferase activity [Evidence IEA]; GO_function: GO:0004306 - ethanolamine-phosphate cytidylyltransferase activity [Evidence IDA,IMP,ISS] [PMID 8982874]; GO_function: GO:0016779 - nucleotidyltransferase activity [Evidence IEA]; GO_function: GO:0016740 - transferase activity [Evidence IEA]; GO_process: GO:0009058 - biosynthetic process [Evidence IEA]; GO_process: GO:0006629 - lipid metabolic process [Evidence IEA]; GO_process: GO:0006646 - phosphatidylethanolamine biosynthetic process [Evidence IEA]; GO_process: GO:0006646 - phosphatidylethanolamine biosynthetic process [Evidence IMP] [PMID 8982874]; GO_process: GO:0008654 - phospholipid biosynthetic process [Evidence IEA]): MTHSEINSTETTSTPLREDRYWVDGCFDFTHHGHAGAIRQARKLANELYVGIHTDEEIYVNKGPVVMKLEERVTAVEACKWCTKSVPGAPYVTDPEVLDSYGCKYVVHGDDITTDADGNDCYQVVKDMGRFVVVKRTPNISTTDLVDRMLSSRTTHHIESITPSNYSSHVLINDEDSLTRFKDYATAVDAKAPWSGVYVSVDDKTSVLVEPAAGVADKLKKNAFYVDGGFDLFFMGHIEFLRLVHEEAQRSNAVVVVGLHDDATVNSVKGENYPIMNQFERALCVLQCKYVDSVVIGAPFTPDEPFINSLSPHMTIKQVLHGPTPIVGEKGTKTVDPYVYVKEQGIYKQIGPHKYDDVSSNKIVDRVLEYREQYEERQRKKGVKAVNERDLEAIEKATAK, from the coding sequence ATGACACATTCCGAGATTAATTCTACAGAGACGACGTCGACTCCTCTGCGGGAAGACAGATACTGGGTGGATGGGTGTTTTGATTTCACGCATCACGGACACGCGGGTGCGATCCGGCAGGCTCGTAAGCTGGCCAACGAGCTGTATGTCGGTATCCACACTGATGAGGAGATTTATGTGAATAAAGGACCCGTGGTTATGAAACTTGAGGAACGGGTTACAGCCGTTGAGGCTTGTAAATGGTGCACTAAGTCAGTTCCTGGAGCTCCCTACGTGACAGATCCTGAAGTGCTCGACTCCTACGGATGTAAATATGTGGTTCACGGTGATGATATTACTACTGACGCTGATGGTAACGACTGTTATCAGGTGGTTAAAGATATGGGCCggtttgttgttgtgaaaCGTACACCCAATATTTCTACTACTGATTTAGTCGACCGAATGCTTAGTTCGCGCACTACTCACCATATCGAGAGTATCACTCCTAGCAACTATTCAAGTCATGTGCTGATTAATGACGAGGATTCGTTAACCCGGTTTAAAGACTATGCTACTGCTGTCGACGCCAAAGCTCCTTGGAGCGGTGTTTATGTGTCAGTGGACGATAAGACTTCGGTCCTTGTagaaccagctgctggtgtggCCGATAAGCTAAAGAAAAATGCGTTTTATGTTGATGGAGGAtttgatcttttttttatggGTCATATTGAATTTCTGCGACTTGTTCATGAAGAAGCCCAGAGATCGAATGCTGTGGTTGTCGTTGGTCTTCACGACGACGCGACCGTTAACAGCGTCAAGGGCGAAAACTACCCTATCATGAACCAGTTCGAGCGGGCTCTCTGTGTTTTACAATGTAAATATGTCGATTCCGTGGTCATTGGTGCCCCTTTTACCCCGGATGAGCCGTTTATCAACTCTCTGTCTCCACATATGACCATCAAACAAGTTCTACACGGACCCACACCTATTGTCGGTGAAAAGGGCACTAAAACCGTTGACCCTTATGTCTACGTCAAAGAGCAAGGAATCTACAAGCAGATCGGTCCTCACAAATACGACGACGTCTCATCCAACAAGATTGTCGACCGTGTCCTCGAGTACCGCGAGCAGTACGAAGAACGCCAGCGCAAAAAGGGCGTCAAAGCCGTCAACGAACGCGATCTCGAAGCTATAGAAAAGGCGACTGCTAAATAG